A window of the Aquarana catesbeiana isolate 2022-GZ linkage group LG05, ASM4218655v1, whole genome shotgun sequence genome harbors these coding sequences:
- the SOCS6 gene encoding suppressor of cytokine signaling 6: MKKISLKTFRKSFNLNKSKEDNDFVMVQQPSLTNNFVKDDSLFGSCYGKDLTGCEINEEDKGGKNRPKSESLMGTLKRRLSAKQKQKGKGSTSVNSAEDDTFSSSSAPITFKDVRSQRSLRSTSLRTHHYSPTPWPLRPTNSEETCIKMEVKVKALVHSTTPSPALNGVRKDFHELQADNVFQEQSNVLKNTESHNGDLHLHINEHVPVVIGLMPQDYIQYTVPLDEGMYPLEGSRTFCLDNSSPMEVSAVPSHVGSNSFHEEESQVAPDVVVASDIFVDQSINGLLHSTNGVLFQNSRGSHNDVPPLSPLLPPVQNSQVQRNFAGLNSTDAHMAENMRCHLNFDPSTAPGVSRVYDSVQNSGPMIVTSLTEELKKLARQGWYWGPITRWEAEEKLANVQDGSFLVRDSSDDRYLLSLSFRSHSKTLHTRIEHSNGRFSFYEQPDVEGHTSIVDLIEHSIRDSENGAFCYSRSRVPGSATYPVRLTNPVSRFMQVRSLQYLCRFVIRQYTRIDLIQKLPLPNKMKDYLQEKHY; encoded by the coding sequence ATGAAGAAAATAAGTCTGAAAACATTTCGCAAGTCTTTTAACTTGAATAAAAGCAAAGAGGATAATGATTTTGTAATGGTACAGCAGCCTTCATTGACCAATAACTTTGTGAAAGATGACTCTCTGTTTGGCAGTTGCTATGGCAAAGACTTGACTGGATGTGAAATAAATGAGGAAGACAAAGGTGGCAAAAATAGGCCAAAAAGTGAGAGCTTGATGGGAACACTAAAAAGACGTCTTTCAGCAAAGCAGAAACAAAAAGGAAAGGGAAGCACATCTGTGAATTCAGCAGAAGACGACACATTTTCTTCTTCATCTGCACCTATAACTTTCAAAGATGTAAGATCTCAGAGATCATTAAGATCAACTTCACTTAGAACCCACCATTACAGTCCAACGCCATGGCCTTTGCGACCAACAAATTCTGAAGAGACCTGCATAAAAATGGAAGTCAAGGTGAAGGCATTGGTCCATTCCACCACTCCAAGCCCAGCACTTAATGGTGTTCGAAAAGACTTTCATGAGTTGCAAGCAGATAATGTCTTTCAGGAACAAAGCAATGTGTTAAAAAATACAGAATCCCATAACGGAGATCTCCATCTACATATTAATGAACATGTGCCTGTAGTTATAGGACTTATGCCTCAGGACTATATTCAATATACTGTGCCTTTAGATGAGGGAATGTATCCTTTGGAAGGGTCACGCACTTTCTGTTTGGACAATTCATCCCCGATGGAAGTTTCTGCAGTACCTTCCCATGTTGGAAGTAATAGCTTTCATGAAGAGGAAAGTCAGGTGGCCCCGGATGTAGTGGTGGCTTCGGACATCTTTGTTGACCAGTCTATTAATGGTCTGTTGCATAGTACTAACGGAGTACTGTTTCAGAACTCCAGGGGAAGTCACAATGATGTCCCTCCACTTTCACCATTACTACCTCCAGTACAAAATAGTCAAGTCCAAAGGAACTTTGCAGGACTTAATAGCACAGATGCACACATGGCTGAAAACATGAGGTGCCATTTGAATTTTGATCCCAGTACTGCTCCGGGTGTGAGTCGAGTTTATGACTCTGTACAAAATAGTGGTCCTATGATAGTCACTAGTCTTACTGAGGAGCTTAAAAAACTTGCCAGACAAGGTTGGTACTGGGGGCCTATAACACGTTGGGAGGCAGAGGAGAAACTGGCCAATGTTCAAGATGGCTCTTTTTTGGTTCGAGACAGTTCTGATGACCGTTACCTTTTAAGCCTAAGTTTTCGTTCTCATAGCAAAACACTTCACACTAGAATTGAACATTCGAATGGCAGATTTAGCTTTTACGAACAACCAGATGTGGAAGGACATACCTCTATAGTGGATCTAATAGAACATTCCATCAGAGACTCTGAAAATGGAGCATTTTGCTACTCCAGATCCCGAGTACCGGGATCAGCCACTTATCCAGTTAGATTGACAAATCCAGTATCGCGGTTTATGCAGGTGCGGTCATTGCAGTACCTGTGCCGTTTCGTCATACGTCAGTACACCCGAATAGACCTGATTCAGAAACTCCCTTTGCCAAACAAAATGAAGGATTATTTACAGGAAAAGCACTACTGA